GTCGTCATTGCGCCTCTCCGCCCTCGTCGCGAATGATGTAGCCCACGCCGCGGATGGTCTGGATGAGATCACGGCATCCGGCCGCATCAAGCTTTTTGCGAAGGAAGTTGATGTAGACGTCGATCACCGAGGTGTCGGAATCGAAGTGCATGTCCCACACATGCTCGATGATGCGGCTCCGGGTGCAGACCCGCCCCTTGTTACGCAAAAGAAATTCGAGCAGCGCGAACTCTTTTGGCGTAAGGGCCAGATCGATAGACTCACACCGGGCCTGATGGGAAGCGGGATCGACCGTCAGTTCACCGGTGCTCAGCTTGGAACTTTCGCTGCCCCGCCGTCGCAACTGCACACGGATGCGAGCCAGCAGCTCCTCGAATTCAAAGGGCTTGCGGATGTAGTCGTTCGCGCCTGCATCGAGACCGAACACAACATCCTCGATGGTGTCCTTTGCCGTCAGGAAAATGATCGGCACATCGTTGCCCTCCTTGCGCAGTCTCCGACACACCTCGATACCGCTGATGCCGGGAATCATCCAGTCCACGAGCAAAAGATCGTACTCGTTGGTCATGGCAAGGTCGAGCCCCGTGCGGCCGTCGCTGGCGACATCGACCGCAAAGTACTCTTCTTCAAGGCCCTCCTTCAGAAAGCCCGCGATTCCCGGTTCATCTTCGATAATCAGCAGTCTCATGCGGCGTTTGGATTAATGATCGTCATCATCGTCGCCATGCTCACCACCGCCCTGTTTGCCGATCAGCGCGCCGAGCAGTTCGGATGGGCTCTTGCCGTTGGCCGAAGCGATACCGGCAATCGTCTGCGATGGCGCATCGACGGCAAAACCGTTATTGCGGAGCTTCGCCATCAGCTCGTCGGGCTGCTGCTTCACCACCAGCGCCACGGTTTCAAGCGATGACGATTCGAGCATCTTTGCCGATGCTCGGGCAACGCGCTTGCCGTTCTCGTGCTCCTTATCACCGAGGAATGGCATTGCCGAAACCACCGTCACGACGGCACACAAGCCGATGATCGACATGGCGAGCTTTTTTGAAAAATAGCCCGTAAAGGCTTTCCAGTTCGCGATCACGTGAAAAACAACGCCTGCGACGAGCAGCCAGCCAAGCCACTCGTGAACCGGCTTGACCAGCCCTTTTTCAAATTCAAAAAACAGAAACACGCCGGTAACGGCGGAAATCAGAAGTGCCCCGGTCACAAGCGGCGTAGCCCAGGATCGAATGTTAGCTTTCATGGTGTCTCAAGGTTTTTGCATGGTTGAATACGTTTACTCAAAGGCTGAAAAATCAGCTTGAGAAAACATACCCGCATCGACCTTAAAACAGGATAAACATCATCTTAAAAAACGCTTAAAAATCAGCGACCGCCAAAACCGGCATCTACGTAACGTTGCGAACACCGACGGCTCCTCTGTCCACGAATTCCCCCGTCACCCCTTCCTCCCGAACCGCCGATAAATTGAGATGATCCAGGCCACGCAGAAAGTGAGGTAGATGGCAAAGCTGGTAACGATGTGCGTCAGCTTTGTCGCTTTTCCGAGGGAGACCTGAAATGACTGGTGCATGAGGTCGAGCAGGAAAAGCAGCGTGGCAGAACCGCCTAGAAGCAGGCCCGTCCTGAGCCAGGCGAGTGTTTCATCCTGACGCTCAGGGGCAAGCCAGTACTCCTTGTTGGGAATATTGAGCCACGAGGTATGACCCGGCGTAAGCGTCCGCTTCACCCAGGCCCAGGTGGCCACGAGGAGTAGGCCGATGATGCCGTACCAGATGAAAAACACACTTTTCGCCCCCCAGGCATCCGGCTCTCCCCAAAGCCCGAAGTGAGTGGCAACCCGGTCTGGCAGAATGGTGTAGTGGTAAATAGCGTGAGCAACGATGAGTGCGCTGAGTAGTGAGAAGAGCGCAAGCGCTAACGGGTGCTGGTTTCTGTTTGGCATGATCGGGCATTTGTTTTAAAAACTGCTTTTCAGACCTTTTCCGGCTCAGGATCAAAATCTTTGTCAACGTTCCGGAGTTCCGGCAGGCAGAATAGAAGCAGGAAGTCCGGGAAATCGATCGAGCAGTTTGCTGAAATAGTCGGGATTATCGATGCACTCCGGATTATCAGGCTCGGTGCAGGGAATTTCAACAACCCTCCAGCGCCCATCCGTCTTGCGCAAGAGCGCGGAAAAATCCTCATATCTGGAGCCGCCATCCTTTGAGCGCGGCATGGTATGTACCCACGCCCAGCCGCCGCTGACCTTCATCTCCCTGACGACAAATGCCACGTCGAGATTGTGCTGCTTTTGGAGCTCCGCGCGCATGGCATCGAGTATCGCCTTGCGCTCCACGCTGTCCGGTGGCGGAGTATAGACGCGCTGCACCTTACCAGAGAAACCCAGGGATTGCGCCGGAGCAACCATGGCAAGGAACGACGCCACTAAAAGCAGCTGCGTAAAAAAATGGTTCAGTTGATTGCGTTTCATTTCAAAATTCAGTGTCAGGATTTCGTTTTCGCGTCATCAACATGAATGCGCCTGAACACACGGTACTGCATGAACAGTAGAGCGGCGATGGCAAGAATGACGGCCCCATAGAGCAGAAACTGGTAGCGTTCGGAAAAGGGCAGCCGAGCCTCATCTCCTGCAAACGAAGGATTCTCGCGAACCGGGCCAAGCCCTGCAACTGGCAGTTTGTCCACGCTCTCGGCATTAATAGCTTTTGCCAGATCGTACTGCGGATTTTTAGCTGATGGATTGCCCCAGAAAAGAAAAAGTTTACGATCCGGATAGGTTTTGAACACCAGCACCCTCCGGTACCCTATACCGGAAACACTGCTGATGGTCAGCGGCGGGCTGTCGTGATTGCGAAAAACCAGGCGATATTCCGCCGCGGAAATTTCAGGCAGCTCTATCGAGAGTTGCGATGAGTGAAGATCAGGCGTATCGAAATTGTAAATAGTCCCTCCGCCAACCGCCGCCCAAACTCCTTTGTTGTTTTTGGTTTCAACAGTGACGAAGCGCTGGAAATTGCGATCGTTCGTTACAATTTCCAGACGATCCACAGGAAAAGCCTTGTCCATCCGCATCACAACGCTGTTTTCCTTTCTCGAATCATCGAACGCCTGCTTCTCGATGGTCCCCCGAATCCTGTAAGTTTGCCCTGCCGAATTCCTTTGCCGGAACAACCTGACCTCGGTGATCTTCAACGCCTCTTTCCCGCCATTGGCAATTCTGATGGCAAGATGTGGGAACGTAGTTTTTGGAATTGACAGCCTGTCGTTCTTCAGTTTTTCACCTTTATCCAGCTCGAAAATCACGCCGTCCTTGCGAAGCGTTTGCCATGCCTTGCCATCCCGGCTACCGAGAACCTCCACCGGGCGGATGTAGTTGGTGTCGGGCGAGATGATCTGCAAAGCGTTCACAGCCGTACCGTTCTCATCGACAAGAAACTCGGCCCAGGTATCACCATTTTCGGTTGTCGAGAGATTTCGCATCTGGAAAGCTATCAACTCCTGGCGCGTTTCGGGACGTTTCGATACAATCTGCCAGGGCACCTCCTCTTTCCGGTCGGTTACCACACGGAAATCGGCGAAAGGAGTGCTCGCCGTCAAATCTCCAAGGCGGTAACTGTCGAGGGGCAAGGCCGCAAGAGAACCATTGCTTCCTTCTTTCGGTAATTCGATCTGCGCATACTTTTCCCAGAGGCGCTCGTCAAACGTCGCGCAAACGCCTGCGGCTCCATCGAGCAGCAGAATCAGGCAAAGCAGTACCTGAAGGACAGATTTCTTCATGATTGATCTTCTCCGAAAATGATATGCCTGAAACGGTTATAGCCATAGGACACAGCCAGAAGCAACAACCCGAGAACAATAAATGAAATAATACGATACACCGTTTCGAGGAACGACAGGTCCATAAAAAACACCTTCAGCACCGCGACACCCAGAATCAGGATACCCAGAATACGGGCCCTGCGGATTCGCCTGACGATTCCAACTCCAATCAGGAATGACGCATAGAGCGTCCAGAGTACCGAAAGAGACATCTGATAGGCATAAACCGAGGAATCACTGCCGGGGCCGAGGTCAAAGAACTCATGAACCTCAAGAGACAAGAGGATCAGAGACAGCGCCTGGGTGATGAAAAAGATGATCGCATTGATGCTTCTTTCATTGATACTCAGAATATTCCTGTGCCGCGAACCGGCATACAGCAACACATAAAAACCGGCGATCGCTAATGCACAACCCGGAAAACGTTTGTTGAAAACAGGAACGAAGCTTTCAAAAGGTGCGAGATACAAGGTTGCTTCATAGGAAAAGCGCAACAGTACCACAAGGCCAAGCAGATAGACGCCCCAGCGGAAAACCGGCAGATCGAGCTTGAAAGCCCACCAGCCAAGAACGGCCATTTCAACCGAAAGCGCCGCCAAAACCCAATGCTGCCCGAGAGTGACGAAGGTTGCAATGACCGTCAAAACGATGGACAACACCGCATACGACACAACCGTCATCGGCAGCGCCTTCGAACGGAGGCTGGTGAAACCGGCCAGTCCGATCTCGATTCCGGCAAGAAGCAGCGCGAAGAACCTGACCGGCCAGGTATCGGCAAATTCCTGCTGGGCAAGAAACGCCATGAAGAAAAACAGGCCCGAGCCAAAAATGACGAGATGATCGGCTGTCGATTCCGATGCCTTTCGATCACGGAAAAAGAGGAGATAGAGGTTGTAAACAATAAAAAACACCGTTACCGCAACGAAAGCAATCGTGTGTTGATCGAGGCTGTAAAACGCTTCATGCCAGAGAGCATAGAGCAATGCGGTTCCGAAGAGCGAAATGGCAGCAAGCGAAGGCCATTGGCGAAACCGCAGCAGGAGCAAGGTTCCTAAATCGAGTAACAAAATGTAGCTGAACAGCTCAACAGGCTGGTTCTCGCCAGTTGAAAGCAAGACGGGAGTCAGAAATCCACCGGCGAGGGCGACCAGAGCGAGTGAATAGGCCGAATAACGATGCGAAAGCGTAATGCCGGTCGTCGTGACCGCCACCATGCCAATTGTCGCCAGAAATGCAGGAATCAGATGATAGAGCGTAAATGCTGCATACAAAGACAGATACAGCACGGCCAAACCGCCGCCGCTGAGGATCTGCGCATAACGTCCGAGGTTTTTGTTTTTTTGAAGGTATTCGCCCGTAATGAGAAAAGCGATACCGCCAACGATACCAAGCATCACCCTTCCGGCTTCACCGATGAGGTTGTTATCGAAAGAGTACTTGAGGAAAAATGAGACGCCAAAAATGACAGCGACAATCCCGATAGTGCCGATCCAGCGGGTGCCGATGACATTTTCGAGAGTAGCTGAAGAAGAGGGCTTGGCGCTTTTTGAACGTTGGAGCTCAGATGACCTTGCTGGTCTTGTTACTGAAACCGGTTTCACCTTCGGCGCTGAAACGCCGGGAGCTGAATCATGCTGGTCTCCTTTCAAACGCAGGACTTCGCCCTCAAGCTCTTGCACTCGGGCGATGAGCATATCGATACACTGATCCCGCTCCTGATCAGATCGCGTTGACATTATTTCATCAATATCTTTTGATTGAAGAGTCCATCAGCCTGCCGTAGACACCAGTCTCTTTTATATACTGATTGGTTACACCTCTCACAAGGGGAAAGAGCGAAGCGCCTACTGGTTCACTGAGAACACTCTGACGTGATTTCCCCCATCCACCCCACAAACTTGACATGCCGTTTCAACATGGCGGGCGATTTTTGTATTTTGGGCATTTTCAGCTCCATCTAACGGCTCGCCCCTTCATGAAGAAATCACCGCTGGTCATTCTGTTCCTGACAGTTCTGCTCGACCTGATCGGCTTCGGTATCGTGCTTCCGCTGCTGCCGACCTATGCCAAGGAGCTTGGAGCGTCGCCCTTCATGATCGGCCTGATCGCGGCGATCTACTCGACGATGCAGTTCATCTTTTCGCCGATCTGGGGCAAGCTGAGCGACAAGATCGGACGACGTCCGGTAATGCTGTCGAGCATCTTTCTGGCCTCAGTCTCCTACGTCTTCTTCTCACAGGCGGTGACGATTCCTCTCCTGATTCTGGCGCGTTCGCTGTCGGGAATCGGCTCGGCCAACATCGCGGCGGCGCAGGCAGCCATTACCGACGTGACCGACTCGAAAAGCCGCTCGGGCGCAATGGGCATGCTTGGCGCAGCGTTCGGTATCGGCTTCATCATCGGCCCGCTGATCGGCGGTGTGCTGATGACCAACTTCGGCATTTCGATGGTCGGTCTGTTCGCAGCCGGACTGAACTTCACCAACTTCACCCTGGCGCTCTTCCTGCTAAGCGAAACCAATCCTCACGCCGAGGGCTTCCTGTCGCTCTTCAGAAAGAGCGGAGAAGCAGCTCATGCCGACACCTCGCTCCTGGCCTCGCTCGCCCGCAAGAGCAGCGCGTATGCGGAACGAGTCCACGAAGCGTTCAGCTCACGTCCGGTGGCGCTGCTGATGATTATCAACTTCATCTACTCGCTGGCAATCGTGAACATGCAGGTGGCGGCGATTCTGCTTTGGGGCGACAGGTTCCACACTACCGAGCAGCAGGTAGGCTACCTGTTCGCTTACGTCGGGTTCATTTCGGTGATCGTGCAGGGCGGAATGCTGCCGAAAATGACCCGCAAGCTCGGCGAGCACAAGCTCATGGTTTTCGGCCACATTGCTTCGTTTATCGGTGTCTTTTTCATCCCGTTCATTCCGGTAAACGCACTCTTCACGATCGGCCTCGGCATCCTGCTCTTTTTCGCCATCGGCACGAGTCTGGTCAACCCGCTGAACATTTCGATGATCTCGCTCTACAGCTACAAGCAGAAGCAGGGGCAGATTATGGGCTTCGCGCAGTCGGTCAACGCCCTGGCCCGCATCCTCGGCCCCATCACCGGCAGTGTGCTTTACGGGATGGACTACCGGTTCCCCTACTACACGGCGGGAGCGCTGACCATCATCGGGACGATCATATCCATGAGCCTGTTCAAATACGACATCGAGGCGCTGGAGCCATCGGCAAGCGTAGCAGACTAACCAACCGACTGCAAACGAAAAGGAGACAACCATGCGCATAGGCGTTGCAGGCGTCGGCAAGCTCGGCGAATTCCATACGAACCTACTCAAACAGATCGCCGCCGAGAACCCGGATGTGGAGCTTTCCGGTGTGTTCGACCTGAACCCCGAGCGATTGCAGGAGATTGGCAAAAAGTACGATGTGCACTGCTTCGGCTCGCTGGCGGAACTGGCCGACACGTGCGACGCTGCGGTGATCGCCACGACCACCAGCTCGCACTACGTCATCGCCAAACAGCTTCTCGAAGCGGGACTGAGCCTGTTCATCGAAAAGCCGATCACGGCAACCCTTGAGGAGGCCGACGAGCTGATCCGGCTCGAAAAGGAGAAGGGACTGACCATCCAGGTTGGCCACATCGAACGCTTCAACCCGGCATTGCTGGCGGTCGAGCCGTACATTGGCGAGCCAATGTACATCCAGGCCGAGCGGCTGAGCGGCTTTTCACGCCGCGTAACCGACGTCTCGGTGGTGCTCGACCTGATGATTCACGATATCGACCTGGTGCTCTCGCTCATCAAGTCCGACATTCGCAGCATCGCGGCTTCGGGCGTGAAGGTTTTCTCGAACGAGCTGGACATGGCCACGGCGCGCATCGAATTCGAGAACGGCGCCATCGCCAACGTCACGGCAAGCCGCCTGAGCCGCAGCAAACTCCGCAAGCTGCGCTTCTTCAGCCGCAAGCCTAAAAGCTACGCTTCGCTGGACTTCAACAGCGGCAAGTCAGAGGTGTTCCGGCTGGTCAAGCCCGAGGATCGCTCCTCGAAAAATCCTATCAAGAACTTCGCCACCAAAAAGATTCTGGAACAGTTCGGCGAAATTCAGGAGTCGCTGAAGGATCTGGCGCTCGACTACGTCAGCCCCGACGTGCCGAAGGTCAACGCGCTGAAGGTGGAGTTGGAGCAGTTCATCGACGCCCTCCGCACAGGCCGTCCGGCGGTGGTCACCTCCGAAGAGGGACGCCGTGCGTTGATGGTGGCGGGCAGAATCACCGATGAAATCCGGAAGAACACCGCTGACCTCGACTGAATCCGACCCGACGAATACGATACCGACGACCGAATGCTGAAAGCAAAGCACGACGACATTCCAGAGATTTTGTACCGCATCGGAGACCTCGCCGACCAGGCCGGTCTCCCCTGCTACCTCGTGGGCGGTTACGTTCGCGATCTCATCATGCAGCGCCCCTGCACCGACATCGACATCATGGTGATCGGCGAACCGGTGCCGTTCGCCAAAGCGATTGCCGAGCAGCTTGGCGGCCGGAATTTCGTGCTATTCGAGCGCTTCCGCACCGCGCAGATCGAGCTGGACGATCCGGAGGCGGGCACCTTCAAGCTTGAAATCGTCGGCGCACGCAAGGAGAGCTATAACCCCGAATCACGCAAGCCGATCACCAGCATCGGCACGCTGGAGGATGACCTCTCACGCCGCGACTTCACGATCAACGCCCTCGCCCTGCGCCTGAACCGGGAGCAACGCGGCGAGCTCGTCGATCTGTACGACGGTCAGCGCCACATCCGCGAAAAACTGCTCAAAACGCCACTCGATCCGGAACAGACCTTTTCGGACGATCCCCTTCGCATGATGCGCGCCGCCCGCTTCGCCTGCCAGCTCGATTTCAGGCTCGATGAGGCAACGCTCGAAGCGATGGAGGCGATGAGCAGCCGGATCCAGATCGTCTCGCGCGAGCGCGTCAGCCACGAATTCCTCAAAATCATGGCGGCCCCGAAGCCATCGATCGGGCTCAAAATTCTGCATTCGACGGGCCTGCTCAAGGAGATCATCCCGGAACTGGACGTTATGGCGGGCATCGAACAGGTGGATGGCCTCGGCCACAAGGATACGCTGTTCCACACCTTTCAGGTGGTGGACAACCTCGCGGAGCATTCTGACAAACTTTGGCTGCGCGTGAGCGCTCTCTTCCACGACATCGCCAAGCCGGTGACCAAGCGCTTCCACCTAGGCTCCGGTTGGACCTTCCACGGCCACGAGGCGGTGGGAGTCAAGCTGGTACGACGCATTTTCCGGGCGATGAAGTGGCCCATGGAACCGATGGAGTACGTGCAGAAGATGGTGCGGCTGCACCACCGCCCGATTCCGCTGTCGAAGGACGAAATCACCGACTCGGCGGTGCGCCGCCTGATGTTCGATGCCGGGCAGGACCTTGACGACCTGATGACGCTCTGCCGCGCCGACGTCACCAGTAAAAATCCGCGCAAGGTGCAGCGGATCATGAAGAATTTCAACAACGTCGAAGCGAAAATTGCCGAGGTTGGCGAAAAGGATCTGCTGGCGAAATGGCGTCCTCCCGTCAGCGGCACCGACATCATGGAGATGCTGAACCTGCCGCAGGGCAAGCTGGTGGGCATCATCAAGTCGCGCATGGAGAACGCCATCATCGACGGCGATATTCCCTACGACCGCCAGGCCGCGCTGGATTTTGTAAGTGCGGTGTACCGGGAAATGGTGGAGAAGAGGGAGGCTTGAAAACACGTACATCCGTCTCCTGACGACCTGGTTTTCCCTCCGCTCTTGCTTTACTTATATTTATTGACACACAACTTCCTGAACCAAACATCACCCTACCTTGATACCACGTTACTCGCCGAAAGACATTTCGGCAATCTGGAGCGATGAAGCCAAATTCGAACGCTGGCTGCAACTTGAAATCGCCGCCGTCGAGGCGCGCATGGAAGCCGGAATCGTCCCGTCCGACGCGCTTGCGACCATCAAAGAGAAAGCGAAGTTCAACGTCGAGGAGATTCTCACCATCGAGCGCGAGACCAAGCACGACGTCATCGCGTTCCTGACCAACGTCGCCGGATACGTCGGCCCCGACTCGCGTTACGTCCACGAGGGACTCACCTCTTCGGACGTGGTCGATACCTGCCTGGCCATGCAAATGCGCGACGCAGGCAAGATCATCATCGCAGATATCGAGTCACTGATCGTTGTTCTTGGCAAGAAAGCCGTCGAGCACAAATACACCCTGCAGATGGGCCGCACGCACGGCATCCACGCCGAGCCGACCACCTTTGGCTTGAAGCTCTTGCTCTGGCACGAGGAGATGAAGCGCAACCTCGAACGCATGAAGCGCGCGCTCGAAACCGTTTCGGTCGGCAAAATTTCCGGCGCAGTCGGCACCTACCAGCACCTGTCACCGGACATCGAGGCTGCCGTCTGCGAGAAGCTCGGCCTGAAACCATCATCGATCTCGACGCAGATTCTGCAGCGCGACCGACACGCCGAGTACGCCACGACACTCGCCATTATCGCCTCGTCGATCGAGAAGTTCTCGACCGAGCTGCGCCACCTGCAGCGCACCGAGGTTCGCGAAACCGAAGAGTTCTTCAGCAAGGGCCAGAAAGGCAGCTCTGCGATGCCGCACAAGCGCAATCCGATCACTTTCGAGCGGCTCACCGGCCTGGCCCGCGTGGTGCGCTCCAACTCCATCGCCGCGATGGAGAACGTCGCTCTGTGGCACGAGCGCGACATTTCGCACTCCTCGGTCGAGCGTGTCATCATGCCCGACTCGACCATCGCGCTGGTCTACATGCTGCGCACCTTCCGCGACTCGATCGAGACCTTGCTCGTCTATCCGGAACGCATGGAGCAGAACTTCGACACCTCCTACGGCCTTACCCTCTCGCAGACGCTGCTGCTCGCCCTCACCGGCAAAGGACTCACCCGCGAGGAGGCCTACCGCCTCGTACAGCGCAACGCCATGAAGAGCTGGCAGGAGAAAATTCAGCTCAAGGAACTGGTGCTTCAGGACAAGGAGCTGCTCGAACACATCACCGCCGAAGAGATCAACAAACTCTTCAGCCCGGAGACGATTCAGGGCAAGCTCAAAAACAGCGTGGATATTATTTTCAAGCGGAACGGACTCTGATCGCTGACTTCTGACTGAATGAAAAACGAAAGGCCGATTGGTATTCCCACAATACCGACCGGCCTTTTCTGATTCCGATTTTTGTATCAGCGCTCAGAACATTGAGAGCTGATCACTTTCCGACGAAGGTTCGGCCTTGCGAAATTTCCGGTAGCGATTGACCAGCGCGTTGGTCGAAGCGTCGTGACCTTCGATCGGCTCTTCGGACTCGAACTCCGGCAGAATCGCCTTGGCGAGCTGTTTGCCAAGCTCTACGCCCCACTGGTCGAAGGAGTTGATGTTCCAGACCACTCCCTGCACGAACACCTTATGCTCGTAAAGCGCGATCAGGCTGCCCAGCGTAAAGGGATCGAGCTGATCGAGCAGGATGGTATTGGTCGGCCGATTGCCCGGAAAGACCTTGTGCGGCAACAGCATCTTGAGATCGAGCCCCGACAAGCCGCTGGCCTCCAGCTCCTTGCGCGCCTCGGCCTCACTTTTGCCGCGCATGAGCACTTCGGACTGGGCGAAGCAGTTGGCAACCAGCATGTCGTGGTGCATGCCGATGGGGTTCTGGCTCCTGAGCGGCAGGATGAAATCGACCGGAATGAAATTCGGCCCCTGGTGCAGCAGCTGGAAAAAAGCATGCTGTGCGTTGGTGCCCGGCTCACCCCAGATCACCGGCCCGGTGGCGTATTCAGTTTCGACTCCCGCGCGATCAACCCGCTTGCCGTTGCTCTCCATGTCGAGCTGCTGCAGAAAAGCCGGGAATCGGTGCAGATACTGGTCGTAAGGAATGATCGCCTGCGTGTGCGCACCGAAAAAGTTGTTGTACCAGATGCCGAGCATAGCGAGAATCACCGGCATGTTCTCCTCCGGTGGCGCGCTCCGGAAGTGCTCGTCCATCGCGTTCGCGCCAGCAAGCAGTTCACCGAAACGGTCGAAGCCGAGATAGAGCGCAATGGACAGACCGATCGCCGACCAGAGGGAGTAACGCCCGCCGACCCAATCCCAGAAGCGGAACATGTTGGCCGAGTCGATACCAAACTCCTCGACCTTCTCCTGATTGGTGGAAACCGCCACAAAGTGCTTTGCGACGTGCGCGTGATCAGTAGCCTTGTCAAGAAACCATGCCCTGGCACTCATGGCGTTGGCGAGGGTCTCCTGCGTGGTGAACGTCTTGGATGCGATGATAAACAACGTCGTTTCCGGATTCAGCTCTCGAACGGTTTCGGCAAGATGAGAACCATCGACATTCGAGACGAAATGCACCTTCAGCTTGCCGTGAGCAAACGGTTTCAGCGCTTCGGTGACCATATAGGGGCCGAGATCCGAGCCGCCGATGCCAATGTTGACGACATCCGTCATGCGCTTGCCGGTGTAACCAAGCCACTCCCCTGAAATCACCTTCTCGCAGAACACCTTCATCTGCTCAAGCACATCGGCGACCTCAG
This portion of the Chlorobaculum parvum NCIB 8327 genome encodes:
- a CDS encoding DUF1648 domain-containing protein: MPNRNQHPLALALFSLLSALIVAHAIYHYTILPDRVATHFGLWGEPDAWGAKSVFFIWYGIIGLLLVATWAWVKRTLTPGHTSWLNIPNKEYWLAPERQDETLAWLRTGLLLGGSATLLFLLDLMHQSFQVSLGKATKLTHIVTSFAIYLTFCVAWIISIYRRFGRKG
- a CDS encoding DUF3999 family protein — translated: MKKSVLQVLLCLILLLDGAAGVCATFDERLWEKYAQIELPKEGSNGSLAALPLDSYRLGDLTASTPFADFRVVTDRKEEVPWQIVSKRPETRQELIAFQMRNLSTTENGDTWAEFLVDENGTAVNALQIISPDTNYIRPVEVLGSRDGKAWQTLRKDGVIFELDKGEKLKNDRLSIPKTTFPHLAIRIANGGKEALKITEVRLFRQRNSAGQTYRIRGTIEKQAFDDSRKENSVVMRMDKAFPVDRLEIVTNDRNFQRFVTVETKNNKGVWAAVGGGTIYNFDTPDLHSSQLSIELPEISAAEYRLVFRNHDSPPLTISSVSGIGYRRVLVFKTYPDRKLFLFWGNPSAKNPQYDLAKAINAESVDKLPVAGLGPVRENPSFAGDEARLPFSERYQFLLYGAVILAIAALLFMQYRVFRRIHVDDAKTKS
- a CDS encoding Gfo/Idh/MocA family oxidoreductase, whose translation is MRIGVAGVGKLGEFHTNLLKQIAAENPDVELSGVFDLNPERLQEIGKKYDVHCFGSLAELADTCDAAVIATTTSSHYVIAKQLLEAGLSLFIEKPITATLEEADELIRLEKEKGLTIQVGHIERFNPALLAVEPYIGEPMYIQAERLSGFSRRVTDVSVVLDLMIHDIDLVLSLIKSDIRSIAASGVKVFSNELDMATARIEFENGAIANVTASRLSRSKLRKLRFFSRKPKSYASLDFNSGKSEVFRLVKPEDRSSKNPIKNFATKKILEQFGEIQESLKDLALDYVSPDVPKVNALKVELEQFIDALRTGRPAVVTSEEGRRALMVAGRITDEIRKNTADLD
- a CDS encoding response regulator transcription factor, whose amino-acid sequence is MRLLIIEDEPGIAGFLKEGLEEEYFAVDVASDGRTGLDLAMTNEYDLLLVDWMIPGISGIEVCRRLRKEGNDVPIIFLTAKDTIEDVVFGLDAGANDYIRKPFEFEELLARIRVQLRRRGSESSKLSTGELTVDPASHQARCESIDLALTPKEFALLEFLLRNKGRVCTRSRIIEHVWDMHFDSDTSVIDVYINFLRKKLDAAGCRDLIQTIRGVGYIIRDEGGEAQ
- a CDS encoding DUF4405 domain-containing protein, translating into MKANIRSWATPLVTGALLISAVTGVFLFFEFEKGLVKPVHEWLGWLLVAGVVFHVIANWKAFTGYFSKKLAMSIIGLCAVVTVVSAMPFLGDKEHENGKRVARASAKMLESSSLETVALVVKQQPDELMAKLRNNGFAVDAPSQTIAGIASANGKSPSELLGALIGKQGGGEHGDDDDDH
- a CDS encoding CCA tRNA nucleotidyltransferase, which encodes MLKAKHDDIPEILYRIGDLADQAGLPCYLVGGYVRDLIMQRPCTDIDIMVIGEPVPFAKAIAEQLGGRNFVLFERFRTAQIELDDPEAGTFKLEIVGARKESYNPESRKPITSIGTLEDDLSRRDFTINALALRLNREQRGELVDLYDGQRHIREKLLKTPLDPEQTFSDDPLRMMRAARFACQLDFRLDEATLEAMEAMSSRIQIVSRERVSHEFLKIMAAPKPSIGLKILHSTGLLKEIIPELDVMAGIEQVDGLGHKDTLFHTFQVVDNLAEHSDKLWLRVSALFHDIAKPVTKRFHLGSGWTFHGHEAVGVKLVRRIFRAMKWPMEPMEYVQKMVRLHHRPIPLSKDEITDSAVRRLMFDAGQDLDDLMTLCRADVTSKNPRKVQRIMKNFNNVEAKIAEVGEKDLLAKWRPPVSGTDIMEMLNLPQGKLVGIIKSRMENAIIDGDIPYDRQAALDFVSAVYREMVEKREA
- a CDS encoding MFS transporter, which translates into the protein MKKSPLVILFLTVLLDLIGFGIVLPLLPTYAKELGASPFMIGLIAAIYSTMQFIFSPIWGKLSDKIGRRPVMLSSIFLASVSYVFFSQAVTIPLLILARSLSGIGSANIAAAQAAITDVTDSKSRSGAMGMLGAAFGIGFIIGPLIGGVLMTNFGISMVGLFAAGLNFTNFTLALFLLSETNPHAEGFLSLFRKSGEAAHADTSLLASLARKSSAYAERVHEAFSSRPVALLMIINFIYSLAIVNMQVAAILLWGDRFHTTEQQVGYLFAYVGFISVIVQGGMLPKMTRKLGEHKLMVFGHIASFIGVFFIPFIPVNALFTIGLGILLFFAIGTSLVNPLNISMISLYSYKQKQGQIMGFAQSVNALARILGPITGSVLYGMDYRFPYYTAGALTIIGTIISMSLFKYDIEALEPSASVAD
- a CDS encoding Cif family virulence factor: MKRNQLNHFFTQLLLVASFLAMVAPAQSLGFSGKVQRVYTPPPDSVERKAILDAMRAELQKQHNLDVAFVVREMKVSGGWAWVHTMPRSKDGGSRYEDFSALLRKTDGRWRVVEIPCTEPDNPECIDNPDYFSKLLDRFPGLPASILPAGTPER
- a CDS encoding DUF2339 domain-containing protein, which encodes MLIARVQELEGEVLRLKGDQHDSAPGVSAPKVKPVSVTRPARSSELQRSKSAKPSSSATLENVIGTRWIGTIGIVAVIFGVSFFLKYSFDNNLIGEAGRVMLGIVGGIAFLITGEYLQKNKNLGRYAQILSGGGLAVLYLSLYAAFTLYHLIPAFLATIGMVAVTTTGITLSHRYSAYSLALVALAGGFLTPVLLSTGENQPVELFSYILLLDLGTLLLLRFRQWPSLAAISLFGTALLYALWHEAFYSLDQHTIAFVAVTVFFIVYNLYLLFFRDRKASESTADHLVIFGSGLFFFMAFLAQQEFADTWPVRFFALLLAGIEIGLAGFTSLRSKALPMTVVSYAVLSIVLTVIATFVTLGQHWVLAALSVEMAVLGWWAFKLDLPVFRWGVYLLGLVVLLRFSYEATLYLAPFESFVPVFNKRFPGCALAIAGFYVLLYAGSRHRNILSINERSINAIIFFITQALSLILLSLEVHEFFDLGPGSDSSVYAYQMSLSVLWTLYASFLIGVGIVRRIRRARILGILILGVAVLKVFFMDLSFLETVYRIISFIVLGLLLLAVSYGYNRFRHIIFGEDQS